A genomic region of Mus musculus strain C57BL/6J chromosome 7, GRCm38.p6 C57BL/6J contains the following coding sequences:
- the Arhgap33 gene encoding rho GTPase-activating protein 33 isoform X2 — MVARSTDSLDGPGEGSVQPVPTTGGPGTKGKPGKRLSAPRGPFPRLADCAHFHYENVDFGHIQLLLSPEREGPSLSGENELVFGVQVTCQGRSWPVLRSYDDFRSLDAHLHRCIFDRRFSCLPELPPPPEGTRAAQMLVPLLLQYLETLSGLVDSNLNCGPVLTWMELDNHGRRLLLSEEASLNIPAVAAAHVVKRYTAQAPDELSFEVGDIVSVIDMPPTEDRSWWRGKRGFQVGFFPSECVELFTERPGPGLKADADSPLCGIPAPQGISSLTSAVPRPRGKLAGLLRTFMRSRPSRQRLRQRGILRQRVFGCDLGEHLSNSGQDVPQVLRCCSEFIEAHGVVDGIYRLSGVSSNIQRLRHEFDSERIPELSGPAFLQDIHSVSSLCKLYFRELPNPLLTYQLYGKFSEAMSVPGEEERLVRVHDVIQQLPPPHYRTLEYLLRHLARMARHSANTSMHARNLAIVWAPNLLRSMELESVGLGGAAAFREVRVQSVVVEFLLTHVEVLFSDTFTSAGLDPAESLPCPGPQPSQDSARRRALWPEVTDQSHCPCWLLGAAFSSARSALPIFLTCLLPLPPIPA, encoded by the exons GCCCGCAGCACTGACAGCCTGGATGGCCCAGGGGAGGGCTCAGTGCAGCCCGTACCCACTACTGGGGGGCCGGGTACAAAGGGGAAGCCTGGGAAGAG GCTCTCAGCTCCTCGAGGCCCTTTCCCCCGGCTGGCTGACTGTGCCCATTTCCACTATGAGAATGTTGACTTTGGCCACATTCAG CTCCTGCTGTCTCCAGAGCGTGAGGGCCCCAGCCTCTCTGGAGAAAATGAGCTGGTCTTTGGGGTACAGGTGACCTGTCAG GGCCGCTCCTGGCCAGTCCTCCGGAGCTATGACGATTTCCGTTCTCTGGATGCCCATCTCCACCGGTGCATATTTGACcggagattttcctgcctcccagagctccctCCACCTCCAGAGGGTACCAGGGCTGCCCAG ATGCTGGTACCGCTGCTGCTGCAGTACCTGGAGACCCTGTCAGGACTGGTGGACAGTAACCTCAACTGTGGACCTGTGCTCACTTGGATGGAG CTGGACAACCATGGCCGGCGCCTGCTCCTCAGTGAGGAAGCCTCCCTCAATATCCCTGCTGTGGCTGCTGCCCACGTGGTCAAGCGGTACACTGCCCAGGCGCCAGATGAGCTGTCCTTTGAG GTGGGAGACATTGTCTCAGTGATCGACATGCCACCTACAGAGGATCGGAGCTGGTGGCGGGGCAAACGGGGCTTCCAG gTTGGTTTCTTCCCCAGTGAGTGTGTGGAACTCTTCACGGAGAGGCCAGGGCCTGGCCTAAAGGCAG ATGCTGACAGTCCCCTGTGTGGCATCCCAGCTCCCCAGGGCATCTCTTCTCTGacctcag CTGTGCCCCGGCCACGTGGGAAGCTGGCAGGACTCCTCCGCACCTTCATGCGCTCTCGTCCTTCTCGCCAGCGGCTGCGCCAACGGGGAATCCTGCGGCAGAGGGTGTTTGGTTGTGATCTTGGAGAGCACCTCAGCAACTCAGGCCAAGACG TGCCCCAAGTGCTGCGCTGCTGCTCTGAGTTTATTGAGGCCCATGGTGTGGTGGATGGAATCTACAGGCTCTCTGGCGTGTCCTCCAACATCCAGAGGCTTCG GCATGAGTTTGATAGTGAGAGGATCCCTGAGCTGTCTGGCCCCGCCTTCCTACAAGATATCCACAGTGTGTCCTCCCTCTGCAAGCTCTACTTCCGGGAACTGCCCAACCCCTTGCTCACCTACCAGCTCTATGGGAAGTTCAGT gaggctatgtcagtgcctggggAGGAAGAACGCCTAGTGCGAGTGCATGACGTCATCCAGCAGCTGCCTCCACCACACTACAG GACCCTGGAGTACCTGCTGAGGCACCTGGCCCGCATGGCAAGACACAGCGCTAACACCAGCATGCATGCCCGCAACCTGGCCATTGTCTGGGCACCCAACCTGCTACG GTCTATGGAACTGGAGTCGGTGGGGCTGGGTGGGGCAGCCGCCTTCCGGGAGGTCCGGGTGCAGTCGGTGGTGGTGGAGTTCCTGCTTACCCACGTGGAGGTTCTGTTCAGCGATACGTTCACCTCTGCTGGCCTGGACCCTGCAG AGTCCCTGCCCTGCCCCGGACCCCAGCCCAGTCAGGATTCTGCTCGTCGGAGGGCCCTCTGGCCCGAGGTAACTGACCAGAGCCACTGCCCTTGCTGGCTGCTGGGAGCTGCCTTCTCATCAGCTCGTTCTGCCTTACCCATCTTCCTTACCTGcctgctgcccctccccccaattccCGCCTGA